One window of the Triticum dicoccoides isolate Atlit2015 ecotype Zavitan chromosome 3B, WEW_v2.0, whole genome shotgun sequence genome contains the following:
- the LOC119275200 gene encoding cell division cycle-associated protein 7-like, with translation MAATQPIASAEASPAAQAKRRGRPPKAPLAAEVEAPRTPSPVSPLTAAAEGYEREREARIKENMERMQKLGLVDLATRFNQSATPAGTGTGRGRWRRRPETPGSPDAAAPRIRTASPMPARRSLRLKSVEPVRYVEICEKKEKGLDGGRPFSIEEGCKEEVYTEEHEKLLGTCGTPWTLFVDGCGKDGKRIYDQVRGQTCHQCRQKTLGHHTRCCNCQIVQGQFCGDCLYMRYGENVLEAKSNPNWTCPVCRGICNCSICRTKRGWFPTGNAYRKVVRLGYKSVAHYLIATNKAGANSGDSSSADSSNELPSADEVSEHAPVAKQDADLSSNAMNDAGEVEQKEGNMKKKAAVKDEAKAQRKKITADLSSNAVNDAGEVEQKEGNMKKKKAAAVKDEAKAPRKKITADVVCKDDGRSESGVTFDSLECHQDVGCVTPSKPEPKKKRKWVEARSPDCVASRLRSRSAPKS, from the exons ATGGCCGCCACCCAGCCCATCGCCAGCGCGGAGGCCTCCCCGGCAGCACAGGCGAAGCGCCGCGGCCGGCCCCCCAAGGCCCCGCTGGCGGCCGAGGTCGAGGCGCCGAGGACCCCGTCGCCCGTGTCCCCGCTGACGGCCGCGGCGGAAGGCTACGAGAGGGAGCGGGAGGcgaggatcaaggagaacatggagcGGATGCAGAAGCTCGGCCTCGTCGACCTCGCCACCCGCTTCAACCAGTCCGCCACCCCCGCCGGCACCGGCACCGGTCGCGGCCGCTGGCGACGGAGGCCGGAGACGCCGGGCTCCCCCGACGCCGCCGCTCCCAGGATCAGGACCGCCTCCCCGATGCCGGCGCGCCGGTCCCTCAG GTTGAAGAGCGTGGAGCCAGTTAGATATGTTGAAATTTGTGAAAAGAAGGAGAAGGGTCTTGATGGTGGAAGGCCTTTCTCTATTGAGGAAGGGTGCAAGGAAGAAGTCTACACTGAAGAGCATGAGAAGCTTTTAGGTACATGTGGCACACCCTGGACTCTCTTTGTGGACGGTTGTGGCAAGGACGGTAAGCGCATCTATGATCAAGTGAGGGGCCAAACCTGTCATCAGTGCCG CCAGAAAACTCTGGGTCATCATACAAGATGCTGTAATTGCCAGATTGTCCAAGGGCAGTTCTGTGGAGATTGTTTGTACATGAG GTATGGTGAGAATGTGCTGGAAGCTAAGAGCAATCCTAATTGGACATGTCCAGTTTGCCGTGGCATTTGCAATTGCAGCATCTGCAGAACTAAGAGAGGATGGTTCCCTACTGGCAATGCGTACCGGAAG GTTGTCAGGCTTGGGTACAAATCCGTGGCACACTATCTCATTGCAACAAATAAGGCAGGAGCAAACTCAGGAGATTCAAGCTCAGCTGACTCCTCAAACGAGCTGCCATCTGCCGATGAGGTCTCTGAGCACGCACCAGTTGCCAAGCAGGATGCTGATCTGAGCAGCAACGCTATGAATGATGCTGGTGAAGTTGAGCAGAAGGAAGGAAACATGAAGAAGAAGGCAGCTGTCAAGGATGAAGCCAAGGCCCAGAGGAAGAAGATCACTGCTGATCTGAGCAGCAACGCGGTGAATGATGCTGGTGAAGTTGAGCAGAAGGAAGgaaacatgaagaagaagaaggcagcagCTGTCAAGGATGAAGCCAAGGCCCCAAGGAAGAAGATCACTGCTGATGTGGTCTGCAAGGATGATGGCAGGAGCGAGTCCGGGGTGACATTTGATTCTCTGGAATGTCACCAGGATGTCGGCTGCGTCACTCCATCCAAGCCGGAGCCGAAGAAGAAGAGGAAGTGGGTCGAAGCAAGAAGCCCCGACTGCGTCGCGAGCAGGCTGCGCTCCCGGTCTGCTCCCAAGTCATGA
- the LOC119280999 gene encoding uncharacterized protein LOC119280999 — protein sequence MQAENGCSGDALRKATKFLEDRLDRNPVTPVMLMSDTQQQSSRKRDGDNALDAGEDPRPTTRRFGRPLRPSRSTHWSPALPRSTPCVRKVTRRPGQRVMQEVPHLVYDGGNTDGELEVPRGDQLTEGVPRGVPQERVGVGRGRCRR from the exons GGCTGTTCCGGCGACGCGCTGCGCAAGGCCACCAAATTCCTCGAGGACCGCCTCGACCGCAACCCCGTCACACCCGTCATGCTAATGTCGGACACGCAACAGCAAAGCTCGAGGAAACGCGACGGTGACAACGCGCTTGACGCAGGTGAGGATCCTCGGCCGACGACACGCCGGTTTGGTCGCCCCCTGCGTCCAAGCAGGAGCACCCACTGGAGTCCAGCGCTTCCGCGGAGCACGCCATGCGTTCGCAAAGTGACTCGGCGGCCTGGTCAGCGCGTCATGCAGGAGGTACCCCATCTGGTGTATGACGGAGGTAACACCGATGGCGAGCTAGAGGTGCCGCGAGGTGATCAGCTAACAGAAGGGGTACCGCGTGGTGTTCCTCAAGAGCGGGTAGGAGTTGGACGTGGACGATGCAGAAG GTAG